From Novipirellula artificiosorum, a single genomic window includes:
- a CDS encoding sulfatase, which produces MNRFFILLFCVSVAFASSLDAEQPNVLLISVDDLNDWVGCLGGHPQSMTPNVDRLANMGTLFANAHCQSPVCNPSRASMMTGRYPHSSGIYFLSPDLKQAPALEGVRTMPEVFALAGYKTMATGKLFHTGDKRFFQEYQPSGGFGPRPEKKISQPHGHPLWDWGVYPEDEDLMPDMKAAKWAVNQLEKKHDQPFFMGVGFYRPHVPMYAPQKWFDMHPRTEVKLPRVKEDDRNDLSQYAIDLTNLEHVSPTHQWVTEAGQWEHAVQSYLACVSFADHCLGIVLDALESSEYSDNTIVVLFSDHGFHLGEKQRWAKRSLWEDGTRVPIVISAPGFKTQQRTGQPAELLDIFPTLLELAGLPADADQEGQSLVPLMKNPNGEWSHPAITSFGLGNFAIRSSQYRFIQYHDGSQELYDLTSDPHEWTNLASNPEYQQIIAQHAAYLPEDQHPVLPGNSTGHQAYAAANAKIAQ; this is translated from the coding sequence ATGAACCGATTTTTCATATTACTGTTTTGCGTCAGCGTAGCGTTTGCGTCGTCCCTCGATGCTGAACAGCCTAATGTGTTGTTGATTTCCGTTGACGACCTCAATGACTGGGTTGGCTGTCTTGGCGGGCATCCACAATCCATGACGCCCAACGTCGATCGTCTCGCCAACATGGGAACGCTGTTTGCCAATGCCCATTGTCAGTCACCCGTCTGCAATCCGTCGCGTGCCAGCATGATGACGGGGCGTTATCCTCATTCGTCCGGAATCTATTTCCTTTCGCCCGACTTGAAGCAAGCACCCGCTCTCGAAGGTGTCAGGACGATGCCGGAAGTTTTTGCTTTGGCCGGTTACAAGACGATGGCGACCGGAAAACTCTTTCACACCGGTGACAAACGCTTTTTCCAAGAGTACCAACCCTCCGGAGGATTTGGGCCACGCCCGGAAAAAAAGATCTCGCAGCCGCACGGGCATCCGCTTTGGGATTGGGGCGTCTATCCCGAAGACGAAGACTTGATGCCAGACATGAAAGCCGCCAAGTGGGCCGTCAATCAATTGGAAAAGAAGCACGACCAACCCTTTTTCATGGGGGTGGGCTTCTATCGTCCTCACGTTCCCATGTACGCGCCTCAAAAATGGTTCGACATGCATCCGCGAACAGAGGTCAAATTACCACGGGTCAAAGAGGACGATCGTAATGACCTGAGCCAGTACGCGATCGACTTGACTAATCTCGAGCATGTATCGCCGACGCACCAGTGGGTTACCGAGGCGGGACAGTGGGAGCATGCCGTGCAGTCGTATTTGGCTTGCGTCAGCTTTGCGGATCATTGCCTGGGAATCGTGTTGGATGCGCTCGAGTCAAGCGAATATTCCGACAACACCATCGTCGTACTGTTCTCCGACCATGGCTTTCATCTGGGCGAAAAACAGCGTTGGGCCAAGCGGTCGCTATGGGAAGACGGAACGCGGGTCCCGATCGTCATATCTGCGCCGGGATTCAAAACGCAACAGCGAACGGGCCAACCTGCTGAACTGTTAGATATCTTCCCAACCCTTTTGGAACTCGCAGGGTTACCCGCGGACGCCGACCAAGAAGGGCAGAGTCTCGTTCCCTTGATGAAGAATCCCAATGGAGAGTGGAGTCACCCCGCGATCACCAGCTTTGGCCTTGGCAATTTCGCGATTCGATCTTCTCAGTACCGTTTCATTCAGTACCACGACGGTTCGCAGGAACTCTATGACCTGACCAGCGATCCTCATGAGTGGACGAATCTTGCGTCCAACCCAGAGTATCAGCAGATCATCGCCCAGCACGCCGCGTATCTGCCAGAAGATCAACATCCCGTCTTGCCCGGCAACTCGACTGGCCACCAGGCCTACGCCGCAGCCAACGCCAAGATTGCGCAGTAG